One Solea solea chromosome 5, fSolSol10.1, whole genome shotgun sequence genomic window carries:
- the nod2 gene encoding nucleotide-binding oligomerization domain-containing protein 2: MTNGARKAFSCGDSNVTMKQQIITLDVSGNGSRQLDSMFAQELVLKQRSELLHALCSSGSAEHLERVLDILLAHGELIWEEYQSIQVPGRALYTNARQLLDLVYTKGVDACEVFLSALKQALPEVQVAGITFSGCCENPEKSVTQSPSTQTLLTHRPSLIRKLQGCIDGALEALTVSGHFTSGDCDEVRIPIYTPSQQARRLLDHVRPKGESAANVILHYVQQNQETESSLTQKKLTLSKEFLKYQKKLSSSLSAQSHFLSTYGGTSHMPLDDIYTEVQLELGHDCAEAHAPLGLEDIVGTAGTVNEEADTVLVSGEAGSGKSTLLQRLHLLWARGTALQDFLFLFPFSCRKLNSEHRELSVQELLFQHCCWPDREQEEIFQFMLDHPHLILFTFDGLDELKQSFSDEHRLCCPTQRAPAHILLFNLIQGSLMKGVWKVVTSRPEAVGPLLRKHLRKEVLLKGFSPSEIDCFVKKHHSDPTVAAKILETLQTNTALLGLCHSPVLCWIVSQCHKELQGCEEGKLQTITDIYMMILQHFLQHHCPLKSSVEMGWFQKHLKTVLHLGQLAFDGIGTTCYIFSCTHLETCGVTENDICMGFLVQSKDMSSSHHKHYEFLHVTLQCFFAALYVVLSVDTDRLTILKLFELQDRSETSQSKKCFGACLPNTNQQAHLPGGEATAAEKPNLQITATFVSGLLSQHYRSMWLQCCPRTMMEKKIKQVSKCLSKGMQKHFKSIPQPVAGEKKSMHAMPGFVWLIKCIYEMQDIRIAKGAVTNLEVDHLKLTYCNIGPVECTALAYVLQHLKSPVGLQLDNNTVGDVGVEQLLPCMHICNSLYLRNNNITDRGICKLIVKVIQCDNFQKIALFNNKLTDACTQHFCHLLKTKQNFLSLRLGNNNITAEGAKQLAEGLKFNHSLQFLGLWGNKIGDAGAEALASALANSKTLSWLSLVGNGVGSAGACAVANIIKHCTSLEDIWLTENCITRTGVECLIQALEHNKHVKSVWLRNNDLSSEEVEEMTQRESRLVF, translated from the exons ATGACAAATGGAGCGAGGAAAGCTTTTTCCTGTGGCGACTCGAAT GTGACAATGAAGCAGCAGATAATCACGTTGGATGTCTCTGGAAATGGAAGCAGGCAGTTAGACAGCATGTTTGCCCAGGAGCTTGTACTGAAACAACGGTCAGAGCTACTGCATGCATTATGCAGCAGTGGGTCAGCTGAACATCTGGAAAGAGTTCTGGATATACTGTTGGCCCATGGGGAGCTCATATGGGAGGAGTACCAGAGCATACAAGTCCCAGGTAGGGCACTGTATACCAATGCCCGACAGTTGCTTGACTTGGTTTATACAAAGGGTGTGGATGCCTGTGAGgtctttctctctgctctcaAACAAGCCCTGCCAGAAGTGCAGGTTGCCGGCATTACGTTTTCAGGATGCTGTGAAAATCCAGAAAAAAGCGTTACTCAGAGCCCATCTACTCAGACTCTCCTGACTCATAGACCAAGCCTTATCAGGAAGCTACAAGGCTGCATCGATGGTGCTCTCGAGGCTCTAACTGTGTCAGGACACTTCACATCAGGGGACTGCGATGAAGTACGGATTCCTATATATACTCCCTCTCAGCAG GCGAGGCGTTTGCTGGATCACGTCAGACCAAAAGGCGAGTCAGCAGCAAACGTGATACTGCATTACGTTCAGCAAAATCAGGAAACTGAGTCGTCACTCACCCAAAAAAAACTGACTCTGTCAAAAG AGTTCTTAAAGTATCAGAAGAAGCTGagcagctctctctctgctcagtcCCACTTTCTCAGTACTTATGGAGGGACAAGCCACATGCCATTGGATGATATTTACACTGAAGTCCAGCTGGAACTAGGTCATGATTGTGCTGAGGCCCATGCACCTTTGGGCCTGGAGGACATAGTTGGCACAGCGGGTACTGTGAACGAGGAGGCTGACACAGTGCTTGTCTCTGGGGAGGCAGGTAGTGGGAAGAGCACCTTACTCCAGAGGCTGCACCTTCTTTGGGCTCGAGGGACAGCTCTCCAGgactttctgtttctgttcccTTTCAGTTGTCGCAAGCTGAACTCAGAACACAGGGAACTGTCTGTTCAAGAGTTGCTCTTTCAACATTGCTGCTGGCCAGACAGGGAGCAGGAAGAGATTTTTCAGTTCATGCTGGACCACCCACATCTCATCCTTTTTACTTTTGATGGCCTGGATGAGCTCAAGCAGAGCTTTTCGGACGAGCACAGACTCTGCTGCCCAACCCAGCGTGCACCTGCTCACATACTATTATTTAACTTAATTCAAGGTTCCCTAATGAAGGGGGTGTGGAAAGTGGTAACTAGTCGTCCAGAGGCAGTGGGGCCTCTACTGAGGAAACACCTCCGCAAAGAGGTCCTCTTGAAAGGATTTTCCCCAAGTGAGATTGACTGTTTTGTGAAGAAGCATCACAGTGACCCCACCGTGGCCGCTAAGATTTTGGAGAccctacaaacaaacacagctttaCTTGGACTGTGTCATAGTCCAGTCCTCTGCTGGATTGTCTCACAGTGCCATAAGGAGCTTCAGGGCTGTGAAGAGGGTAAACTACAAACAATCACAGACATTTACATGATGATCTTACAGCACTTTTTACAGCACCACTGCCCCCTGAAGAGTTCTGTGGAGATGGGTTGGTTTCAGAAGCACCTTAAAACCGTCTTGCATCTTGGACAGCTCGCCTTTGATGGAATAGGAACCACCTGTTATATCTTCTCATGTACACACCTGGAGACATGTGGTGTAACAGAAAATGATATCTGTATGGGCTTTCTTGTTCAAAGCAAAGACATGTCCTCCTCTCACCATAAACACTATGAATTCCTTCATgtgactttgcagtgtttttttgctgCTCTGTACGTCGTTTTGTCGGTTGACACTGACCGCTTGACCATACTTAAGCTCTTTGAGCTGCAGGACAGGAGTGAGACAAGTCAGAGTAAAAAATGCTTCGGGGCCTGTTTGCCCAACACTAACCAACAAGCGCACCTTCCGGGGGGTGAAGCTACAGCAGCTGAAAAACCCAATCTGCAAATCACAGCCACCTTTGTGTCTGGACTGCTCTCCCAACACTATCGAAGCATGTGGCTTCAGTGCTGCCCCCGAACTATGATGGAGAAGAAGATCAAGCAGGTTTCAAAGTGCCTGTCCAAAGGCATGCAGAAACACTTTAAATCTATCCCCCAACCTGTAGcgggagagaagaagagcatgCATGCAATGCCAGGCTTTGTTTGGCTAATCAAATGCATCTATGAGATGCAGGACATCAGAATCGCTAAAGGTGCTGTCACTAACCTGGAGGTGGACCACCTGAAACTGACCTACTGTAACATTGGCCCAGTAGAGTGCACTGCACTAGCCTACGTGCTCCAGCATTTAAAGAGCCCTGTAGGCCTCCAGCTGGACAACAACACTGTAGGCGACGTTGGAGTGGAGCAGCTTCTTCCCTGCATGCACATTTGCAATTCCCTGTA CCTCAGAAATAACAACATTACAGACAGGGGAATCTGCAAATTGATTGTTAAAGTTATCCAGTGTGACAACTTCCAGAAGATTGC gCTTTTCAACAACAAGCTGACTGATGCTTGCACGCAGCACTTTTGTCATCTTCTAAAGACCAAGCAGAATTTCCTCTCTCTAAG GCTGGGTAACAATAATATAACTGCAGAAGGAGCAAAGCAGCTTGCAGAGGGGCTGAAATTCAATCATTCGCTGCAGTTTTTagg GCTTTGGGGAAATAAGATAGGCGATGCAGGAGCAGAGGCCCTGGCCAGTGCATTAGCAAACAGTAAAACTCTGTCATGGCTCAG CCTGGTAGGTAATGGTGTTGGGAGTGCAGGAGCATGTGCCGTTGCTAATATTATCAAGCACTGCACATCACTGGAAGATATTTG GCTGACAGAAAACTGCATAACAAGAACCGGAGTGGAATGTCTAATTCAAGCCCTAGAACACAATAAGCATGTGAAGTCAGTATG GTTGAGAAACAATGATCTCAGCTCTGAGGAAGTAGAGGAGATGACACAGCGTGAATCAAGACTGGTTTTCTGA